In a genomic window of Anoxybacter fermentans:
- a CDS encoding AAA family ATPase, producing MNNLSMEEIRQNIQKVIIGKDEVIDLIMTALLAEGHVLLDDVPGLGKTLMAKAFARSLDCSFKRIQFTPDLQPTDITGMNYYNQKSGEFVFKAGPIMSNVVLADEINRAVPRTQSALLEAMEERQVTVDGVTYSLSEPFIVIATQNPVELEGTFPLPEAQLDRFLLKVRIGYPNLKEEVEILRRFKSRDPLKELKAVMTPEEIIELRQRVKKVYVEDELLVYISELVHATRSHAAIRLGVSPRGALALLKASSAYALIKGRDYVLPDDIKYLFPFIAEHRIILTDDAELRGISKGEIIKEIIEQVQVPVEEVS from the coding sequence ATGAATAATTTAAGTATGGAGGAGATTCGGCAAAATATTCAAAAAGTAATTATTGGTAAGGATGAAGTAATTGATCTGATTATGACAGCATTATTGGCAGAAGGACATGTTTTATTGGATGATGTTCCCGGCCTGGGGAAAACCTTAATGGCCAAAGCTTTTGCCAGATCTTTAGATTGTTCTTTTAAAAGGATTCAGTTTACACCGGACTTACAACCTACTGATATTACCGGCATGAACTATTATAATCAAAAAAGTGGAGAGTTTGTTTTTAAAGCAGGTCCGATTATGTCAAATGTGGTATTGGCTGATGAGATCAACCGGGCAGTTCCAAGAACCCAATCTGCACTATTAGAGGCTATGGAAGAAAGGCAGGTTACAGTAGATGGTGTGACCTATTCTTTAAGTGAACCATTTATCGTTATAGCCACTCAAAATCCAGTGGAATTAGAAGGAACATTTCCTTTACCGGAAGCACAATTAGATCGCTTTTTATTAAAAGTCCGGATAGGTTATCCAAATTTAAAAGAGGAGGTAGAGATTTTACGCCGTTTTAAATCCAGAGATCCCTTAAAAGAGCTTAAGGCTGTGATGACACCTGAGGAGATTATTGAACTGCGACAAAGGGTGAAAAAAGTTTATGTGGAAGATGAATTGTTGGTTTATATCAGTGAATTGGTTCATGCTACCCGAAGTCATGCTGCTATTCGCTTAGGAGTTAGTCCCCGGGGTGCATTGGCTCTTTTAAAAGCCAGTTCTGCTTATGCTCTAATTAAAGGACGTGATTATGTTTTACCCGATGATATTAAATATCTCTTTCCTTTTATTGCTGAACATCGAATAATTTTAACTGATGATGCTGAGTTGAGGGGAATTTCCAAAGGAGAGATCATTAAGGAGATTATAGAACAGGTTCAGGTTCCGGTAGAGGAGGTCTCATAG
- a CDS encoding FAD-dependent oxidoreductase has product MKGKKFWLLIFIYILTVILFNDYTKANYNYDLVVYGGEPEGVVAALAGARNGLKTLLVMEEDGPGGLMVYGALNFLDLNYDEKGRIINKGIFSEWHRMVGGGVVVDIEDARKAFIKLLLAEKNLTIAPLTRLKEVQLSEDKQKIISLTFETTGISKTHDPELQNEIKRPHPAWEKIAETFAKATLLQYEPGTIWNVKGKRYIDASQDADLAAMAEVPYFLGGADIGLPDRKMAVTLVFCLKNVDWKGLAKDIKSQKWGYSRMNSTAAWGLGKIGQKYKPVYENTRLRGLNIALQQDGTVFINALQIFNLDVLDPESLAKGMELGKKEAQHVVEYLRRNLSGFEKAELVGFPSQLYVRESRHILALYQLNILDLIEKVDFEDKIALASYPVDYQATSPVEPGVVVFAPGVYSIPFRSLVPRKKINLLVVGRSAGYGSLAAGSARVIPTGMATAEAAGTAAALSIERKVDFHTMAKDKKLIKTLQKRLITQGVDLHKIEGVNEITLDPDYPILKELFSWGMIVAGYDNNLRLEQQVHEREFAFLLMKGMYLRRAHNYSDYLAGGLYSLSDYKPLYRDKACELLLAAGGYWLAKVDDVYKTALKDGFIPLDMEESLRKNRPLTRRDIYRLAVHFLKRYPIPEKLKELRTRPFGE; this is encoded by the coding sequence TTGAAAGGGAAAAAATTTTGGTTACTAATCTTTATCTATATTTTAACAGTTATCTTATTTAATGATTATACGAAAGCCAACTATAATTATGATCTGGTAGTCTATGGTGGAGAACCGGAAGGGGTTGTGGCAGCCCTTGCTGGGGCCAGAAATGGTTTAAAGACTCTTTTGGTCATGGAAGAAGATGGGCCGGGCGGCCTTATGGTTTACGGAGCTTTAAATTTTTTGGATCTTAATTATGATGAAAAAGGTAGAATTATTAATAAAGGTATTTTTAGTGAGTGGCACCGAATGGTTGGAGGTGGAGTTGTTGTTGATATAGAAGATGCCAGAAAAGCCTTTATTAAACTTTTGTTGGCCGAAAAAAATCTGACTATTGCTCCTTTAACCCGCTTAAAGGAGGTTCAGCTTTCAGAGGATAAGCAAAAGATTATAAGTCTTACCTTTGAAACTACCGGAATTTCCAAAACCCATGATCCTGAATTACAGAATGAGATAAAAAGACCTCATCCTGCATGGGAAAAAATAGCAGAAACTTTTGCAAAAGCAACCCTTTTGCAATATGAACCGGGAACTATCTGGAATGTAAAGGGTAAACGGTATATTGATGCCAGTCAGGATGCTGACCTTGCCGCTATGGCGGAGGTACCATATTTTTTAGGAGGCGCGGATATAGGATTACCGGACCGGAAGATGGCTGTAACTTTAGTTTTCTGTTTAAAAAATGTTGACTGGAAAGGCCTTGCAAAGGATATCAAAAGCCAGAAATGGGGTTATTCCCGAATGAATTCTACTGCAGCCTGGGGGTTGGGTAAAATCGGTCAGAAATATAAGCCTGTATATGAAAATACCAGGTTGCGTGGATTAAATATTGCTCTCCAACAGGATGGTACTGTTTTTATTAATGCATTGCAGATATTTAACCTGGATGTTCTTGATCCGGAATCTCTTGCTAAAGGGATGGAACTGGGTAAAAAAGAGGCACAACATGTGGTTGAATATCTACGGCGTAATCTTTCCGGTTTTGAGAAGGCCGAATTGGTAGGTTTTCCGTCCCAGTTGTATGTTCGGGAGAGCCGGCATATTCTGGCTTTATATCAACTGAATATTCTAGATTTAATTGAAAAAGTTGACTTTGAAGATAAAATTGCTCTTGCTTCTTATCCTGTGGATTATCAAGCCACTTCTCCTGTAGAACCCGGAGTTGTTGTTTTTGCCCCAGGAGTGTACAGTATACCTTTCCGTTCACTGGTGCCCCGTAAAAAGATAAACCTGCTGGTAGTTGGTCGTTCTGCAGGTTATGGGTCTTTAGCGGCCGGAAGTGCCAGGGTTATTCCTACAGGGATGGCAACAGCAGAAGCAGCAGGTACAGCGGCTGCTCTTTCTATTGAAAGAAAAGTAGATTTTCATACCATGGCGAAGGATAAAAAGCTGATTAAAACTCTCCAAAAACGTCTTATAACCCAGGGGGTAGATTTACATAAGATTGAAGGGGTAAATGAAATTACCCTTGATCCCGATTATCCCATTTTGAAAGAGTTATTCAGTTGGGGAATGATTGTTGCTGGATATGATAATAATCTCAGGTTGGAGCAGCAAGTACATGAACGGGAATTTGCATTTCTTTTAATGAAGGGGATGTATTTAAGGCGGGCCCATAACTATAGTGATTACCTGGCCGGGGGACTTTATTCCCTTAGTGATTATAAGCCTCTATATCGGGACAAAGCCTGTGAACTTTTGCTGGCTGCTGGTGGCTATTGGCTTGCCAAAGTAGATGATGTTTATAAAACTGCTCTTAAAGATGGTTTTATTCCGCTTGATATGGAAGAAAGTTTGCGGAAAAATCGGCCTTTAACAAGACGGGATATTTATCGTTTGGCAGTACATTTTTTAAAACGTTATCCTATCCCGGAAAAACTCAAAGAACTAAGGACCCGACCTTTTGGTGAGTAA